GCTTTTTGGTCTCCTTTGTTATCTTGTCCGCCTTCGTTATTTTTATTTTGTTGCTCGCCTTGTTCGCCTTGTTGTTTGTTTTCTTTTTCCTTATTTTTCAACTTAGCGATTTCATAGTTTTTTCTGATGCTTTCGTTGTAAGGGTCGTTCTTCAATGCTTTTTTGTACATATCCGCAGCTTGGTCGGTTTTTTCTGTTTGCATCAAACTGTTGCCGAGATTGTATTGTGCGGCAGCTTTGTCGTTTTTATTTTTAGCAAGATTTTCAGCTTTTTGAAATTCAGTTTTTGCCTCTTCATACATTTTCTTTTTGTACAAGCTGTTACCAAGATTGTAATGCGCTGTGAAATCTTTATCGTTAGATTGTGCAGCTTCCAAGAATTTGGAAGAAGATGCCTCGTAATTTTTTTTGTCGAATTCTTTGTTACCTTCGTATACCAAAGTCTTGTAACTTCCCTGAGCTGACAAAATATGGCTTACACCTAAAAATAACAATAGACTGAAAATCAACTTAAAATTCATATCTGCAAAATTATTTCTTTAATTGTTAAAATACCATTCCTAAAAAGTTAAAATGGGTTAAATATCCCTAAAAATAAGTCTTTTCGGAAAAATTTCAGCATCGTTATTTAGAGTGATTCTACTTAATTAAAGACTTTGCTTTTAAAGATTTAAATCGCGTTTGGGATTAAAGAAATAAATAAGTAAAAATAAAGCTATAGAAATTCCTAAAAAATATTGATAGTAATGTTCTGCAAATTGCGCACTGATGTATGAAGTATTGCTGTTGGTTGACTTTTTCAAAACATCAGAAAGTTCATTTATCGCTTGATCCAAATTATTACCATCGATAAAAGTTCCACTTGTGCTGGACGCCATATTTTTTAAGGCTTTGGTTTCCAGTTTCGTCATCACCGTTTCGCCTGTCATATCGGTTTTGTAGCCCATAAGCTGTCCGTAATAATAATCCGGAATCGGCGCGCCTTGCTCCGTACCAATGCCGATAGAAGATATACTAATGCCTTCTTTTTGGGCTAATTTTATTGCAGCAGATTCATTGTCTTCATTGTTTTCGCCATCGCTAATTATGATAACTTTTCGGGCGCCTTTTGGAATGGATTTAAATTTTCGAACAGCCATTTCCATAGCTTTCAAAAAGTCAGTTCCCTGTGTTTGTACAACGCTGGTTTCTATGCCAGAAAGATAAGATTGTGCGGCATTATAATCTGTTGTTAAAGGCATGATCGAGTTGGCTTCGCCCGCGAAAACAATGATGCCTACACGGTCGTTGTTCGTCTTTTGAAAGCTGTTGATGATGATGTCTTTAGCTTGTTCTAGACGACTTGGTTGGATGTCTTGTGCGTTCATCGAGTTGGAAACGTCCAAAAGATAAATGATATTGTTGGTTTTTTGCTGGGTTTTTATTTCTTGTTTTCCGCCCAATACATCAATAATGGAAAAAATTAAAAATAAAACTGCTAAGAAAAATAAACTTGGAAAAATTTTAGAAAAACGACTTGTGTTTGCAAACAATTGTGGCTGGAATTGCAAATCTGCAAATAGAGCGCGTTTTTTTTTCTTCCATTTAATAAAGCTAAACAGACATAATCCAATTGCAGGTAGTAAAAGGAATAGAAAAATGTACCAATTATTTTCGATGTAAAAATCCATGTTGTTAGCTCAATATTTTGTATAAAAACCATCTCAAAAAGATGTCAAAAAGTAAAATGCCCAAAGCAACCCAAAGGAAAATTCGGAAATATTCTTGGTATTGGTATAGTTTTGAAGTTTTAATATCTGATTTTTCTAAGCCATTTATTTCATTATAAATATCTTCTAGACTGCCGTTACTTGTCGCTCGGAAATATTTTCCTCCAGTTGTGGATGCAATATCTTTCAAAAGATTTTCATCCAAATCGGTTTCTTTTTCTGTGAAAACAATATCGCCAAAAATATCTGTTGCTGTTGGGAACAGTGCATAACCACGACTTCCAATGCCGATGGTATAAACTTTTATACCGTTGTTTTTGGCCAGTTCTGCGGCAACTGCTGGAGGCATGGCATTTGTCACATTGTTTTCCCCATCGGTCATCAAAATAATGATTTTGCTTTTCGCTCTCGAATCTTTTAGATGGCTGACAGCAACAACTAGACCTTCGCCGATTGCTGTTCCTGGCTGCAATTCGGTGGGACTAAGTTCAGTAATTTCGTCTTTGATAACCTCGTGGTCAGTCGTCATTGGGACTTTGGTGTAAGCTTCACCTGAGTATGCCACCAATCCAATCCTGTCATTGGGGCGTTGATTGACAAAGTTTTTTGCAATTTTTTTAAGCGCTTCCAGACGGTCCGGATCGAGATCTTTTGCTAACATACTGAGCGAAACGTCAACTGTTAGCATGATGTCCAGGCCTTTTGTTTCGTCGCGATCATCGGATATTGTAAAAGTTCTGGGACGCGCAATCGCAATGATTAAAGCAGATAATATTAAATATTTTGACAATCTCAGAAAGGTCATAACAATTCCCAGGCTGCCAGCTGGACGCATGGCTTCCGTTGTAGGTACTTTGATGCCTTTCGGTTTTTTGCGCCCTAAATCTAAAATAATTAATGGGACAAAAACCAAAAATAAAAGCAAGAGCCACGGGCTATAAAATTCAAAATTGAAATTCATTATTCTGGAGTCAATCTAGCAATTAATTCATACTTCTTAACTGTTCGGCTTCGACATCTTTCGGAGAGCGGATCACCATGTTTTTAATACCGCTAAAATCATTTTCCATCATCTCGCTATTGGGAATTGTTTTTGCAAATTTTACCAGATCGCCACGCTGGAAGATTTCTTCAACGGTTTTTTCATTTTCTTCCGAAATAATATTACTCGTTTTCATGTAATCAATAAGGTCATCCGTTAATAATACATTGGCCGGAATTTTATATTGCTTGGTCAAAAAATCTCTTGTAATGTCTATTAACTCTACATAATAAAGACGGTAATTTCCACTTTGGATGTAGTTTTTTTTACGAAGGCGCTCAAGATCTTTCAATGTTTGGTTGGTCAAAATTTTAGGATTGTCTTTTGATTTTCGACCATATTTAACAAAATAAACAATTAAGAATATAATTCCTAAAGCTATTAAAGCTGCTAAAATATAAAATTTATACAGCTCCCAATAATCTTTTACATCAAGATTAACTTGTTTATTTTTCATGATATCGTTGATAACATCATCTTTTTTTGCTGTGTTGATGACTTCAACTTCGTACGGAATGGTCTTTTGAAATTGGTCTCCGATTTTAATTTCTAAAGCTGGAATTTTAAATTCTCCTTCTTCAAAAACCTGAAACTTTATTAATCGATAGTATCGATTGGCTTCTTTGGAAATGCTGTCGCTAACGATTTCAAAATGGAAAGGCAACAATTCGTTTTTGGGTGCAGCCACAACATTTTTGCCTTGTAGATTGTCGATTTTTAGTTTGTATTCGCCCACTTCGCCTAGTGCCAAAGTTGTATTGCTAAGGTTGGAGGAAAGCGTTTGTCCAAAAAGAATTTGGCTTAAAAAAATTAAAATTACGGTGTATAAAAACTTGAAATATATCAAGGCTAAAAACGGATTTGGTTAAACTATTTTTTCTGAAAATATTGATACAAATACTTGCTGTAATCTTCGTTGGTCGTCATGCTAATCAGGCTAGCAGAGTTGTTTTCAAAAGACTCTTGCAAATGTCTAAATTTTTTTTTCTGATGTTCTGCAAACTCATAACGCCAGCGCGAATTCGACGTGTTGACCCAGACTTCTTTTCCGGTTTCGGCATCTTGAAGTAAGGCGTAGCCGACATTCGGGATATCTTGATCTTTTTGGTCATAAATTCTCAATCCCAAAAGTTGGTGTTTTCGCGAAGTAACACCAAGAATTTTGGGTTCAAATTCATCTTGAAAATCTGAAAATAAAAATAAAAATGACTTTCTTTTAAAAACACCCATCATGTAATTAAGCGCAGCGTCAAGATCGGATTTTCCTGGAATATAGTCTGCTGTTAAAATATTGCTGATGATTGATAAAACATGTTTGCGACCTTTTTTAGGTGGAACTACTTTATAGACTTTATCCGCGAACAAAATAAGCCCCACTTTGTCATTATTACCAACGGCAGAAAAAGCTAAGGATGCAGCGACTTCCGCGACAAATTCCCTTTTTAATCCATGTTGCGTGCCATAATCCATGGATGCGGAAATGTCCACCATGAGAATCATCGTCAACTCGCGTTCTTCTTCCATGACTTTTACAAAAGGCTCACGAAAACGTGCCGTTTTGTTCCAGTCAATTCTACGAATGTCGTCCCCAAATTGGTATGGACGCACCTCGGAAAATGTCATGCCTTGACCTTTGAAGCTGCTGTGATATTGTCCCATAAGGCTCGCTTCCGTCTTCTTGCGTGTTCGGATTTCGATTTGTTTTACTTTTTTGACAATATCTTTTATTTGCATTTTATTTTGTCGGTTGATGGTTGACAGTCTTTAAAGTAGAGCGTTTACCCTAAACTAAAAACCATCAACTGTCAACCATTTTTTTTAAGGTGCTTGTATTTTAGCTAGAATTCTGTCAACGATTTCGTCTTGGGAAACTTCCTCAGCCTCGGCTTCGAAACTTAAACCAATACGATGTCTTAAAACGTCCTTTGCGATGGATTTAACATCTTCTGGAATGACGAAAGCGCGTCCTTTTATAAAGGCATTAGCGCGCGATGCAATTGCTAAATTGATACTTGCTCTAGGCGATGCACCGAAACTGATAAGGCTTTTCAAATCTTCTAAGCCGTATTTTTCTGGATAACGCGTTGCAAAAACCATATCTAAAATGTATTTTTCAATTTTTTCGTCAAGATAGATTTGATTAATCAATTTCTTCGCCTCGACAATATGCTCAAGCGAAATTACGGGTCGTATCGTCGGGATATCTTGTGTAGAAACCATACGCATAACTTTTCTTTCGTCCTCAAATTCTGGATAATCGATTTTGCATTTTAGCATAAAACGGTCTGTTTGTGCTTCTGGCAAAAGGTAAGTTCCTTCTTGATCAATTGGGTTTTGTGTGGCAAGGACTAAAAAAGGTTTGGGTAGTGCCATGGTCTCATCGCCGATGGTGACTTGTCTTTCCTGCATGACTTCCAAAAGTGCAGATTGTACTTTTGCTGGTGCACGGTTGATCTCATCCGCCAAAACGAAATTTGCAAATACAGGTCCTTTTTTTATTGAGAAATCATTTTCTTTAACATTATAAATCATTGTGCCTACAACATCGGCTGGTAAAAGATCTGGTGTGAACTGTATTCTCGAGAATTGTCCATGTACTGCCTCTGCCAATGTCTTAATAGCCAATGTTTTGGCGAGTCCCGGCACACCTTCCAGTAGGACGTGGCCATTGCCGAGCAGACCGATTAATAAGCGGTCTACCATGTACTCTTGTCCGATGATGGCGCGGTTGATTTCTTGTTTTAGTAGGTTGAAAAAGTAATTTTGTTCTTTTACTTTTTCCATTAAATTTTTAATATCTTCAGATTGGTTCAGTTCTGACATAATTCGTTTAAATTATTCGGTAAAGGTCACACAAATCCGTGCATTAGTCAACATAAGAAATGCCAATTATGAGTTAAATATTTGTTAAAAATAAGAATAAACTCAAACTGAAAAAAACGTGTAAAGTTTTATGTTATAAAAGAATATTGTAATCTGTTGATGCTAAATGTTAAAGTCCTTGTTTAAAAGCTTTAGGTTTAGGAGATTCCTATTTGTCATATTCGTATAATTGGAGTAATTTTGGATTTTAAAAAATTGACTTAAAATGAATTATCATTTTTCGGCACATCGACAAGTTCGAAAAAACTTGTTACAGATTTTGCAAAACACGCCAAAGGAAGATCTTTTGTTGATTCCAGATGGTTTTAATAACAATATATATTGGAATATTGCGCATTGTGTAGCGACCCAACAACTCTTACATTATTACTTGAGTGGCAATGCTTTCCGTATCGATAAATATTGGGTAGAACAATATAAAAAAGGCACTTTTGCTAAAATGGATGTTGATAATACCGAAATGGAAGATTTGTCTTTTCTTTTAATTGAAACATCAAAAGTTTTGATGAAAGATTATGATAACGAATTTTTCACCGACTATACACCTTATTCTACCAGTTTTGGTATTGATCTTAAAAATATTCAAGACGCCATTATTTTTAACAATATGCACGAAACTTTGCATTACGGATATATTTTGGCACAAAAAAGAGCCATACTTGGAGAAAGGCTAAGCTAGAGTTATGAAAAACTTCCTTTATGTCATCGTTATTGGATTTTTATGGATTGCAAGTCAGTCTGGGACAAGATCGATGCATGTAAAGAAAGATCCAGAACGTTTTAAGCATTATCAAGCTTTAAGCAAAAAAATTGAAAGTTTGGAAGTTATCTACCTAACATGGCCTGATAAAAACTTACCCAATTTTGTAAAGCTTAACGATTATAAAAAATATGCTTCTACCAACGAGTTGATTGAGTATTGCTTCTATATCGATTCTAAGAAAGAGCAAGGACCAGAGTTTTCTGATAAAATGCGAGATCAATTTATTAAGAAAATCCCTGTTAAATTAAAAGGGAAATTTTTCGTTACAAAACAATTTGATGATAACTTCCCAACAAAAGATTTTGAAGAATTACGCCGAATGAAAGAGCTCGGTTTTAAACTAGAAAATGACGATTACAAAGTTTTTGTCATTGATTAATATTATATTTTACTAAATGAAAGACGATTTTATATTTGGGCTGAGGCCAGTAATAGAAGCCATTGAGGCAGGCAAAACAATAGATAAAGTATTTGTACAAAATGCCTTGCAAGGTCCTATTTATGCAGAATTGAAAGGGCTTTTGTCAAAGCATAAAATTCGTCCTAACTATGTTCCTATTGAAAAACTAAATCGCTTCACAAGAAAAAATCACCAAGGTGTGGTAGCTTTCATTTCGGATGTGCCATTTCATAGTATTGAAGATGTTTTACCTCAGATTTTTGAAGAAGGTCGCGTGCCGTTCATTCTTATTTTGGACCGTTTAACAGATGTCAGAAACTTCGGAGCTATATGCCGCACTGCGGAATGTGTTGGCGTAGACGCTGTCGTTATTCCAGAAAAAGGAGCTGCACCAATTAATTCGGATGCGATAAAGACATCAGCTGGTGCCATTTACAATATTAAAATTTGTAAAGAAAAAAACTTAGCGCATACTGTTGATTATCTGCAACAAAGTGGCGTATCGGTATTTGCTTCAACAGAAAAGGCGCAGAAATTGATATACGAGGTTGACTTTACAGAGCCTTGTGCGATTGTTATGGGGAACGAAGAAACAGGAATTTCCAAAGAAGTTTTACATCATAGCGATGAAAAAATAAAACTTCCTATCGAAGGAAAAACCCAATCTCTCAATGTTTCTGTAGCTTGCGGTGCAGTGCTCTATGAAGCAATGAGACAAAAAATAACAAAAAACATTTAACATGAGTTAGAGCTTAACTCAAAAATTATTATTGATGAAAAAAATCATAGGTATAGCTTTATTTGCAGTTGCTTTAGTAGCTTGTAAAAAAGAAAATACAAAAACAGTTACCAAAGTTAATCCAGAAACAGGAAAGACCGAAACCTTAACTGTGGAAGTGCCAGAAGAAGAGAAAATAAAAGCTGCAATTGTAGATAGCGCAGGGATTTTTAAACAGAAATTTTATTTAGAAAAAGGCGTAACTTATCCATTGATAGCTTACCAAAGAGATATTCAGAATGTGTCAACACCTGATGGTAAATCTGTTTCTGGAACTTCTGAATCAACAGACGAAATGTCCGTAACGGTTAACGATTTTAAAGATAACGTTTATGACTTATCAGTTAATTTGATTGCAAAACGGAACAGTACAAGTGCCAATGGCAAAACGGTAGTATCTGACACAAAAGCAGCTGCCCCAAAAGAAGAGCAACTGAAAGGTATGTACACCATCAATAAAGCCATTACAGGTAACAAACTGACGATGAAAATGAATGTTGATGGAAAGATATTGTCCGTAACAGGTTTTGATCCAATCTATACTAAAATCGGTTCAGCTTTGGGAACTTTGGTTAAGGATGCTAAACAACGTGGTGAGATTGTTTCTAATTTTAAAAGAGGTTTTAATGAAGCAACAATCAAAGAACAGTTTGAGAAAAACCTTAAAATTTTTCCAGCAAAAGGTGTGAAAATAGGTGAGAAATGGACCGTGACAGAAGATGTTATCCCAGGTGCTGATCTTAAGCTAACTTCGAATTATGTTTTAACAAAAGTTGAAAACGGTAAAGCAGAGATTAGTGTTAATGGTAGTATCCCAACAAAGTCTGATAAGCAGTCGAAAGATGGTATCACCCATAGCATGTCATTAGGCGGTTCGCAAAATGGGAAAATCATTTTGGACAGCAATACTGGTTGGATCTTGCATGAAAATATTAGCATTAAAACCAACCAGAAGGAAACAATATCCGATGGAACAAAAAGTCAGAGTATGACACAGAATTCTACATCGTCGATTATTATGAATCCTTCTTACAAATAAGTTTTTGGCCAGGCTTGTGCTTGGTCTTTTTTTAGTAAAGTGTAATTATTTTTTTAAATTATGAAGTTTGTTATAGAATTGGTTCTGGGTACCATTATCATTTTCTTTGTTTGGAATATTTTGAAACGTTTATTTTTTAATTCGTTTTATAAAAATTTTCCACAACTCAATCCTCGCAATTATCAAAAGCAACAAGAGCAGCAATCTGCAAAAAGTGATAAAAAGCTTAAAGAAAAAGTCAAATGGGATGCAGAAACCGTTGATTTTGAAGAAGTAAAAGAAGAAAAGAAATAAAAAACGACCAATCTCAAATTAATATATGAAGAATAAGAATTTGATTTTTGCGGCGATTAGTCTCGTTATATTTGTGCTAATTGCTGTCTTGTACGCCAACCCTATAATATCAGGCAAAGAAATGATTCAGCCTGATATTGTGCATTATAAAGGTGGTGCCAAAGAACTTTTGGACTACAGAGCCGAGCATGGCAAAGAAACCTACTGGAGCGATGCGATGTTTGGCGGCATGCCAACATACCAAACTGGTGTGCAGTTTCGAGGTGATATCATCAAAAAACTGGATGATGTTTTCATGTTTTTGCCCAAGCCTGCCAATTATATTTTCTTATTGTTTGCAGGATTTTTCTTTCTAGGAATTGTAGCAACACGCAATTGGAAATATGCTTTACTCGGCGCAACTTTCTTCGGATTATCTACTTATTTTTACATTATCATAGCAGCTGGGCACAATGGCAAAGTCCATACGATAGCTTATTTTGCACCATTGTTGGCAGGGATTTTATTAGTCTATGTCAGAAAAAAATACATTCTTGGCTTTATAGTAACAACCATTTTTATGGCGTTGCAGGTTAGTTCAAACCATCCACAGATGACTTATTATCTGTTTTTAGCTTTAGGATTTTTATTCTTGTCAGAATTGGTTCGTGCTTACAAAAAGAAAATCACTTGGAAGCATTTCGGGATCTCATCGGGTATTTTGGCTTTAGCTTTTGCGCTAGGAGTTGGGATGAATGCACAACGTATTATGGCAAATGCCGAATATGTGAAAGAAACGGTAAGAGGAAAGCAAATCCTCGATTCGGATAGACATACTTCTGGCAAATCTGGGATGGATCGCGCGAGTATCACGGCGTGGAGTTACGGAAAATTAGAAACGCTCAACCTCTTCATCCCAAGATTAATGGGCGGTGCTAGTCAGGAGCCAGGCTCAGACAAGATGATGGCTTACATCCAAGAATGGGCACAGTCCAACATTACTAGCCAAACGCAGTATGACCAGTTTATGAAAGGTTTTGTAAGTCCATCTTATTGGGGAGAACAGCCAGGAACATCTGGGCCAGCTTACCAAGGCGCCGTAGTGTGCTTTTTAGCTTTGTTAGGATTCTTTTTCGCTTGGAAGAAATATCGCTATTGGATTTTGGGAGCCACCATCTTAACGATTCTTTTGGCGTGGGGAAGCAATTTTGCATTCTTAACGGATTTGTTTATTGATTTTGTACCAATGTATAATAAGTTCCGTGCGCCATCTTCTATTTTGGTGGTTGTGGAATTATTATTCCCTTTCATAGCAATTATTGGATTGTATCGTTTTTTCACAGACGAAAAACAGGAGAACGATTACAAACAAAAAGTCTTATTATATACCACGGGGAGTGTTGTTGGGATTACATTACTGCTGATGTTGGCAGGGAAAGCTATTTTAGGCTTCCATACCGATAACGAAAAGATCTATTTGCAACCAGATTTGTTAAACTATCTAGTCGATGAACGTTTCAAAATGTTCCAGACGGATGCCTTCAAAGCCATTATTTTTGTATTGATAACGGCAGGAGCAATGTTTTTAAGTTTCAAGAAAAAATTATCAGTAAATATTGCGTTAGTAATTATTGGTTTGGTTAGCTTCTTCGACCTTTGGACGGTTAACAAACGTTACCTTAATGATGACAATTTTGTAGATAAAACATTTGCTCAAAATCCTTATCAAACCGAAAATTCGGAATACCTAATGGATAAAGCAGGCGATAACCAATACATCCAAGGCCTTTTGCAACAAGATAAAGTGAACAAAGTTTTGGAAACCATTGCTGAGAAAGACCAATCGCACTACCGAATTTTCAATTCTACTTTAGGAACATTTAGCGAAACCAATACATCTTATTTCAAATCTTCTGTAGGTGGTTATCATGCGGTGAAACTAAGACGCTATGATGACTTAATTAATGCTTATTTTTACCAAACAGATAGCATCAGAACGCCTCGTATTCTCAATATGCTGAATGCAAAATACTTTGTCGGCGGGGATATGCAGCAACCCATTAGCTATCCAAATCCAGAGGCCAACGGCAACGCATGGTTTGTATCTCAAGTGAAAGTTGCTAACTCGCCTAACGAAGAACTAAAATCTATCGGCGAATTGGATACCAAAAAGATTGCAATTGTAGGCAAAGAAGATCAAGATTATCTTAATGGAAAAACATTGCAAGCGGATTCTACAGCTTTTATTCAGTTGAAAAGTTACCAAGCCAATGCTATAGAATTTGAAGCCGAAACCCAAACACCACAGTTGGCAGTCTTTTCAGAAATCTATTATCCGCACGGTTGGAAAGTGTCTATCGACGGTACAGAAGTGCCTTACATCAAAGCCAACTATCTTTTGCGCGCGGTGCATGTACCAGCTGGGAAACACAACATCAGTATGAAGTTCGAGCCCGAAGTTATCGAGACTGGTAAAATATATTCTTACGCCAGTGTTGGCATATTTGCTATCCTCAGTTTGTTGTCGTTAGCGTGGTATTACAAAAACAAAAAATCGAAAGCCGTCGATGCTTAATCGATTCTGAAATATAATTAAAGCTGTTTCCTCGGAGGCAGCTTTTTTATTTGGGCGCCATTTCCGGCTGTCACTAGTCGCTGCGCCGCGCCTAGGCTATTGCCTGCGCCTGCGGCGCGAGCTCCAACAGGCCGTTCCATCCGGGGCGCACCAGCTTTGCACTTAGAAAACCAGTCAACAATTTTATACCTCAAAAAAATACCAAGCTTGCTTTTTTTAAAGCCTACGTATGGGCAAGTTTGCTTTTGGATAAAGTAGATGACAGAATTCATTTAATGCAAGCTTTTAAGATGGTTAATTTTAGCAGCATCAGATTTAGCAAATCCTTAGTTTAGAAAAGTATTTTAAACGAGAATATGTTTTGATTTAAGAACAAAAAAAAGGTTTAGCCAAATGACTAAACCTTTCTTATTTTATGTTCAAGCTATAATTATCTCGCGATATTAACAGCTCTGGTTTCTCTGATAACAGTTACTCTTACTTGTCCTGGATACGTCAGTTCATTTTGGATTTTTTCTGAGATATCGTAAGACAATTGGTGTGCAACTTCGTCATTCACTTTTGCACTTTCTACCATAACACGTAGTTCTCTACCAGCTTGGATAGCATACGCACTAGATACACCATCAAAACTTAAAGCTGCTGCTTCTAGATCTTTCAATCTTTGGATGTATGATTCCAACACTTGACGTCTAGCCCCTGGACGCGCTCCAGAAATAGCATCGGCAACTTGGATAATTGGTGATAATAGCGAGGTCATTTCAATCTCATCGTGGTGTGCCCCGATAGCGTTGATAACTTCTGCATTCTCGCCATACTTCTCCGCCCATTGCATACCTAAAAGTGCATGTGGAAGTTCTGACTCTTGCTCTGGCACTTTTCCGATATCGTGCAATAAACCAGCTCTTTTCGCAAGTTTAACATTAAGACCAAGCTCTGCCGCCATAGTTGCTGCGATGTTGGCGACCTCACGAGAGTGTTGTAACAAATTTTGTCCATAAGAAGAACGGAACTTCATACGTCCAACGATTTTTACCAATTCTGGGTGAAGACCGTGGATACCTAGATCGATGATGGTTCTTTTACCAACTTCGATAATTTCTTCTTCGATTTGTTTTTGCGTTTTTTGTACCACTTCTTCGATACGGGCAGGATGGATTCTACCATCGGTAACCAGCCTGTGTAGTGATAATCTTGCAACTTCTCTCCTTACTGGGTCGAAGCAAGATAATAGAATGGCTTCTGGAGTGTCGTCTACAATAATCTCTACACCTGTAGCGGCTTCTAAAGCGCGGATGTTACGACCTTCGCGACCGATGATTCTACCTTTTATCTCATCCGATTCAATATTAAATACAGACACTGAATTTTCAATGGCTTGCTCTGTCCCGATTCTTTGAATGGTTTGGATGACAATTTTTTTGGCTTCTGTTTTGGCATTAAGCTGTGCTTCTTCCATAATGTTTTGGACGTAGGCTTGTGCTCTTGTTTTTGCCTCAGCGCGCATAGATTCTACCAACTCTTCTTTTGCTTCTTCTGCGGAATAGTTAGATATTTTTTCTAACATTTCTACTTTTTGAGCAGTGGCAGCATCTAGTTCTTGTTGTTTTCTGTCAACTAATTCTTGTTTTTTTGCGTAGTCGTTAAGTTGCTTTTCCAAGTCTTTCTCTTGGCGTGCCACTTTGCTAAGTTCTTCGTTTAGTTTGTGCTCTTTATCCTTGGTTCTTTTCTCGGTCTCTTGCATTTTTTTCTCACGAGATTGAATGTTAGAGTCGTGTTCAGCTTTTAGTTCCAAGAACTTTTCTTTGGCTTGAAGTTGTTTTTCTTTTTTAATAGTTTCAGCTTGTGTGGTAG
This genomic stretch from Chryseobacterium sp. POL2 harbors:
- a CDS encoding DUF6263 family protein, producing MKKIIGIALFAVALVACKKENTKTVTKVNPETGKTETLTVEVPEEEKIKAAIVDSAGIFKQKFYLEKGVTYPLIAYQRDIQNVSTPDGKSVSGTSESTDEMSVTVNDFKDNVYDLSVNLIAKRNSTSANGKTVVSDTKAAAPKEEQLKGMYTINKAITGNKLTMKMNVDGKILSVTGFDPIYTKIGSALGTLVKDAKQRGEIVSNFKRGFNEATIKEQFEKNLKIFPAKGVKIGEKWTVTEDVIPGADLKLTSNYVLTKVENGKAEISVNGSIPTKSDKQSKDGITHSMSLGGSQNGKIILDSNTGWILHENISIKTNQKETISDGTKSQSMTQNSTSSIIMNPSYK
- a CDS encoding YfhO family protein, with the translated sequence MKNKNLIFAAISLVIFVLIAVLYANPIISGKEMIQPDIVHYKGGAKELLDYRAEHGKETYWSDAMFGGMPTYQTGVQFRGDIIKKLDDVFMFLPKPANYIFLLFAGFFFLGIVATRNWKYALLGATFFGLSTYFYIIIAAGHNGKVHTIAYFAPLLAGILLVYVRKKYILGFIVTTIFMALQVSSNHPQMTYYLFLALGFLFLSELVRAYKKKITWKHFGISSGILALAFALGVGMNAQRIMANAEYVKETVRGKQILDSDRHTSGKSGMDRASITAWSYGKLETLNLFIPRLMGGASQEPGSDKMMAYIQEWAQSNITSQTQYDQFMKGFVSPSYWGEQPGTSGPAYQGAVVCFLALLGFFFAWKKYRYWILGATILTILLAWGSNFAFLTDLFIDFVPMYNKFRAPSSILVVVELLFPFIAIIGLYRFFTDEKQENDYKQKVLLYTTGSVVGITLLLMLAGKAILGFHTDNEKIYLQPDLLNYLVDERFKMFQTDAFKAIIFVLITAGAMFLSFKKKLSVNIALVIIGLVSFFDLWTVNKRYLNDDNFVDKTFAQNPYQTENSEYLMDKAGDNQYIQGLLQQDKVNKVLETIAEKDQSHYRIFNSTLGTFSETNTSYFKSSVGGYHAVKLRRYDDLINAYFYQTDSIRTPRILNMLNAKYFVGGDMQQPISYPNPEANGNAWFVSQVKVANSPNEELKSIGELDTKKIAIVGKEDQDYLNGKTLQADSTAFIQLKSYQANAIEFEAETQTPQLAVFSEIYYPHGWKVSIDGTEVPYIKANYLLRAVHVPAGKHNISMKFEPEVIETGKIYSYASVGIFAILSLLSLAWYYKNKKSKAVDA
- the rny gene encoding ribonuclease Y; the protein is MTAITLIIGIVALVIGAVIGIMYSKSSLNSKGKFILEDAKKSAETIIEKATTQAETIKKEKQLQAKEKFLELKAEHDSNIQSREKKMQETEKRTKDKEHKLNEELSKVARQEKDLEKQLNDYAKKQELVDRKQQELDAATAQKVEMLEKISNYSAEEAKEELVESMRAEAKTRAQAYVQNIMEEAQLNAKTEAKKIVIQTIQRIGTEQAIENSVSVFNIESDEIKGRIIGREGRNIRALEAATGVEIIVDDTPEAILLSCFDPVRREVARLSLHRLVTDGRIHPARIEEVVQKTQKQIEEEIIEVGKRTIIDLGIHGLHPELVKIVGRMKFRSSYGQNLLQHSREVANIAATMAAELGLNVKLAKRAGLLHDIGKVPEQESELPHALLGMQWAEKYGENAEVINAIGAHHDEIEMTSLLSPIIQVADAISGARPGARRQVLESYIQRLKDLEAAALSFDGVSSAYAIQAGRELRVMVESAKVNDEVAHQLSYDISEKIQNELTYPGQVRVTVIRETRAVNIAR